Proteins encoded in a region of the Cytobacillus pseudoceanisediminis genome:
- a CDS encoding YajQ family cyclic di-GMP-binding protein, which produces MSKESSFDIVSKVDFSEVTNAINIAMKEISTRYDFKGSKSDIKLDKEELVLLSDDEFKMEQLKDVLLSKLIKRGIPVKNLDYSKIEGASGGTVRQRAKLVQGIDKDNAKKINTLIKNSGLKVKSQVQDDQVRVTGKNRDDLQKIIAAVKEADLTVDVQFVNYR; this is translated from the coding sequence ATGTCTAAAGAAAGCTCATTTGATATTGTATCCAAAGTTGACTTTTCTGAAGTAACCAATGCCATCAATATTGCCATGAAGGAAATCTCCACCCGTTATGACTTTAAAGGCAGCAAAAGTGATATAAAGCTCGATAAAGAAGAGCTCGTGCTTCTATCTGATGATGAATTTAAAATGGAACAGCTTAAAGATGTTTTATTGAGTAAATTGATAAAAAGGGGCATACCTGTAAAAAATCTTGATTACAGCAAGATTGAGGGGGCATCAGGCGGAACTGTACGCCAAAGAGCAAAGCTTGTCCAGGGAATTGATAAAGACAATGCCAAGAAGATCAATACCCTTATTAAAAACAGCGGTTTAAAGGTGAAGAGCCAGGTTCAGGATGATCAGGTCCGAGTAACCGGCAAAAACCGCGATGACCTGCAGAAGATTATTGCTGCTGTTAAAGAGGCAGATTTGACTGTTGATGTTCAATTCGTAAATTATCGGTAA
- a CDS encoding GNAT family N-acetyltransferase: MQIRSADKSDAEAILAHCRKAFGETDFLMTEADEFNLTIEEEEAWLEQSIRTGDLILLAEVDNEVIGMLNFRRSKSKKVNHLGYFGITIQKKHCNQGLGSKMMEQFLKWAQEEPGLEKVCLEVFSYNQRAIHLYKRFGFQEEGRKIKHIKRSDGSYADELMMYKFVK, from the coding sequence TTGCAGATTCGATCAGCTGACAAAAGTGATGCAGAAGCCATTTTGGCGCATTGCCGGAAAGCTTTTGGAGAAACTGATTTTTTAATGACTGAGGCGGATGAGTTTAATTTAACAATTGAAGAAGAGGAAGCGTGGCTTGAGCAGAGCATTAGAACTGGAGATCTTATTTTATTAGCGGAAGTTGACAATGAAGTGATTGGAATGCTGAACTTTCGGCGTTCAAAAAGCAAAAAGGTAAACCATCTGGGGTATTTCGGGATTACAATACAGAAGAAGCATTGTAACCAGGGACTGGGAAGCAAAATGATGGAGCAATTTTTGAAGTGGGCGCAAGAAGAACCGGGTCTTGAAAAAGTATGCCTGGAAGTCTTTTCGTATAACCAAAGAGCAATCCATCTGTACAAGCGATTTGGATTTCAGGAGGAAGGACGCAAAATTAAACATATTAAAAGAAGCGATGGGTCTTATGCAGATGAATTAATGATGTATAAATTTGTAAAATAA